The following proteins come from a genomic window of Triticum aestivum cultivar Chinese Spring chromosome 6A, IWGSC CS RefSeq v2.1, whole genome shotgun sequence:
- the LOC123128412 gene encoding condensin complex subunit 2 has protein sequence MPPAEDASAAAPPRAPTPPPARGMAAGSRLLLQSPPPAFPLGSNDDQLERARARAMARAASVRRRSLAASLAPKTPHPDLLNRDEVMDLFHNCIKLASENKINQKNTWELGLIDHLSEIILAGEEEDDETNFQKASCTLEAGVKIYSLRVDSVHSEAYKVLGGINRAGRGEEADLGEGDAEPAQEEGVNKKDVDRRISPASTLESSFEALNVKKFDAAFTVDPLYHQTTAQFDEGGAKGLLLYNLGVYGSCRVLFDSFEAPDKCILSDPEKAEVIDLSFAKEQIEQMIVHMPLPNDISPTLRDIVAQFDEENKRPSHDASPGQMLVMEDQVVDSNDDSMPPDCGTWDFGGCDDQDSAYDENCNPMNFNSTNYEEETDDYEYSFQGPDGPDVDERLEKIADLLSLGAGFSSKTNAWAGPEHWKYRKVRDLEPAQTSSGDLEVAKKAKKKKGKDEPDIDFTKALEHEKANVFAPPKNPKSLLLPANKGSCNNKLPEDCHYQPESLVKLFLLPDILCLARRRRKPLDDSRDNSDDFMPSRPWDDDNLGNDHVDEGDAASDVEEPVNLIAKPRQVNKIDVQYDKVSKQVDVHALKEVLWNHIHTSAKTADLERDDIEPSLCLTKVLHDLPCSNRDVSTTEISPHLYFICLLHLANEHSLTLRDRPTLDEIDIYILTSPLVK, from the exons ATGCCGCCCGCCGAGGACGCCTCCGCTGCCGCCCCCCCGCGGGCGCCGACTCCGCCTCCCGCCCGTGGGATGGCGGCCGGCTCGAGGCTGCTGCTGCAGTCGCCGCCGCCTGCGTTCCCGCTCGGCTCCAACGACGACCAGCTCGAGCGCGCCCGCGCTCGCGCCATGGCCCGCGCGGCCTCCGTCCGTCGACGCTCCCTCGCCGCATCTCTCGCGCCCAAGACCCCGCATCCCGACCTCCTCAACCGGGACGAGGTCATGGACCTATTCCACAACTGCATCAAGCTCGCCTCGGAGAAC AAAATCAACCAGAAGAATACGTGGGAGCTGGGGCTCATCGACCACCTCAGCGAGATCATCCTtgccggggaggaggaggacgacgagaccAACTTCCAGAAA GCTAGCTGCACGCTAGAGGCTGGCGTCAAGATCTATTCTCTGCGTGTGGATTCGGTGCACTCTGAGGCGTACAAGGTGCTCGGTGGGATCAACCGCGCAGGAAGGGGGGAAGAGGCTG ATTTGGGAGAAGGTGATGCAGAGCCTGCACAAGAAGAAGGCGTCAACAAAAAAGATGTTGATAGGAGG ATTTCACCTGCTTCGACGCTGGAGTCCTCGTTTGAGGCTCTTAATGTTAAGAAGTTTGATG CTGCCTTCACGGTGGATCCTCTATACCATCAGACCACTGCTCAGTTTGATGAAGGTGGAGCAAAGGGGCTCTTATTGTATAATCTTGGAGTATATGGCAGTTGTCGTGTGCTTTTTGATTCGTTTGAAGCGCCAGACAAATGCATCTTATCTGATCCTGAGAAGGCTGAGGTGATTGATCTTTCATTTGCTAAAG AACAAATTGAGCAAATGATAGTTCACATGCCTCTACCCAATGACATCTCTCCTACCTTGAGGGATATCGTGGCTCAGTTTGATGAAGAAAATAAAAGGCCCTCACATGATGCATCTCCCGGGCAAATGCTGGTGATGGAAGATCAGGTGGTTGACAGTAATGATGACAGCATGCCACCTGATTGTGGAACTTGGGATTTTGGTGGTTGTGATGATCAGGACAGTGCATATGATGAAAACTGCAACCCAATGAATTTCAACTCAACAAATTATGAAGAG GAAACCGATGACTATGAGTACAGTTTCCAGGGTCCAGACGGTCCTGATGTAGATGAAAGGCTCGAGAAAATTGCAGATTTGTTGTCACTTGGTGCGGGATTCTCTTCCAAAACAAATGCTTGGGCTGGACCTGAGCATTGGAAATATCGAAAAGTTAGAG ATCTGGAGCCTGCCCAAACTTCTTCTGGTGATTTGGAAGTAGCAAAAAAggcaaagaagaagaaaggcaaagacgAGCCTGATATTGATTTCACCAAAGCATTGGAACATGAGAAGGCAAATGTTTTTGCACCTCCCAAGAACCCAAAATCATTGTTGCTGCCTGCAAATAAGGGTAGCTGCAACAATAAACTTCCAGAGGATTGTCATTACCAACCTGAAAGCCTTGTTAAATTATTTCTTCTTCCAGATATTTTG TGTCTGGCTCGAAGAAGAAGAAAACCACTTG ATGATTCAAGGGACAACAGCGATGACTTTATGCCATCCAGACCTTGGGATGATGATAACCTGGGCAATGATCATGTTGATGAAGGGGATGCGGCTAGCGATGTGGAAGAGCCAGTAAATCTTATTGCCAAACCAAGACAG GTCAATAAGATTGATGTACAATATGACAAGGTATCGAAACAAGTCGATGTTCATGCCTTAAAGGAAGTGCTCTGGAATCACATTCATACATCTGCTAAGACTGCTGATCTG GAAAGAGATGACATAGAACCGTCTCTGTGCCTGACGAAGGTACTGCATGATCTTCCATGCAGTAACAGAGATGTTTCAACGACTGAAATCTCGCCACACCTCTATTTCATTTGTCTCTTGCATCTGGCAAATGAACACAGCTTGACGCTGCGCGACCGCCCGACGTTGGATGAGATCGACATATACATTCTGACTTCACCGCTTGTGAAGTAA